A DNA window from Impatiens glandulifera chromosome 7, dImpGla2.1, whole genome shotgun sequence contains the following coding sequences:
- the LOC124944473 gene encoding PHD finger protein ALFIN-LIKE 4-like yields MVGPAQYNLRNMEEIFLEFKGRRAGILKALTTDFDQFYELCDPEKENMCLYGYPNEQWEAAVPFQEVPPEYPEPSIGINFSRDGMQKKHWLALVAAHSDAWLISVSFYLSARYAFKKSDRMRLFKMMNDLPTVFEVVTGSSKKQQQTEKSLVNNRNSNKSSSKMGIVTEDHGQKSALESKVEDEDDLEVEIEDDEDEDETLCGACGKNYSSDEFWICCDICETWFHGKCVKITPTKAEHMKQYKCPACSNKRPRP; encoded by the exons ATGGTCGGACCAGCGCAGTATAATCTTCGAAATATGGAAGAGATCTTTCTAGAATTCAAAGGCAGGAGAGCCGGTATCCTTAAAGCCCTAACCACag ATTTCGATCAATTCTACGAGTTGTGCGACCCAG AGAAGGAGAACATGTGCTTATATGGATATCCAAATGAGCAGTGGGAGGCTGCTGTACCTTTTCAGGAAGTGCCTCCAGAGTATCCTGAGCCTTCTATTGGCATAAACTTTTCTAGGGATGGTATGCAGAAGAAGCATTGGTTAGCTCTCGTTGCTGCTCACAGTGATGCTTGGTTGATTTCTGTTTCTTTCTATCTAAGTGCCAGATATGCTTTTAAAAAATCTGACAG GATGAGACTTTTCAAGATGATGAATGATCTCCCTACTGTGTTTGAAGTTGTAACTGGTTCTTCTAAGAAGCAGCAACAAACTGAGAAATCTTTGGTCAATAACCGAAACAGCAACAAGTCAAGCTCAAAAATG GGAATAGTAACTGAGGATCATGGACAGAAATCGGCGTTAGAGTCAAAAGTTGAAGATGAAGACGATCTGGAAGTGGAAatagaagatgatgaagatgaagatgagacATTGTGTGGAGCATGTGGGAAGAACTATTCATCAGATGAATTCTGGATCTGTTGTGATATTTGTGAAACGTGGTTTCATGGAAAGTGTGTGAAGATTACGCCAACTAAAGCTGAGCATATGAAGCAGTACAAGTGCCCTGCCTGCAGTAACAAGAGACCTCGTCCTTGA